In Actinomycetes bacterium, a single window of DNA contains:
- a CDS encoding DMT family transporter: RAAWLPLVGFAVIGVVVFYVSLPLAVDTGGISLAYVLLYTAPIWVILAAAVFLGERLAPPLIVAAGVSVLGVVALVASAGGTVNVTAVSVTWGLVSGLSYSSYYILGRRLFDRLGATLVYALVLPAGGIVLAAAVGIAMPTAAMLGWLALLGFGCTYLPYLLFGIGITRTGSARAVVVAMIEPVLAAAIGVAFYGEQLGLLGMAGALAVLVAAATVGIRREAGPAEVVHP, translated from the coding sequence AGGGCCGCATGGTTGCCCCTTGTCGGTTTCGCCGTCATCGGGGTCGTCGTGTTCTACGTGTCGTTGCCCCTGGCAGTCGACACCGGCGGCATCTCGCTCGCCTACGTGCTGCTCTACACGGCGCCGATCTGGGTGATTCTCGCGGCGGCGGTCTTTCTCGGCGAGCGCCTCGCTCCGCCGTTGATCGTGGCGGCGGGCGTGTCGGTGTTGGGCGTGGTTGCTCTCGTCGCGTCTGCCGGCGGCACGGTGAACGTCACCGCGGTGTCGGTCACGTGGGGGCTCGTGTCGGGGCTCAGCTATTCGAGCTACTACATCCTCGGGCGGCGACTGTTCGACCGGTTGGGTGCAACGTTGGTGTACGCACTGGTGCTGCCGGCCGGTGGAATCGTGCTCGCAGCAGCGGTGGGCATCGCGATGCCCACTGCGGCGATGCTGGGATGGCTCGCCCTTCTCGGGTTCGGGTGCACATACCTGCCCTACCTGTTGTTCGGAATCGGCATCACCCGCACCGGGTCTGCACGCGCCGTCGTGGTGGCGATGATCGAGCCGGTGCTGGCGGCGGCCATCGGGGTGGCCTTCTACGGCGAGCAGCTCGGGCTGCTCGGCATGGCGGGTGCCCTCGCAGTGCTCGTCGCCGCCGCAACGGTGGGTATCCGGCGCGAGGCCGGGCCCGCCGAAGTGGTGCACCCCTGA